A single window of Hyla sarda isolate aHylSar1 chromosome 2, aHylSar1.hap1, whole genome shotgun sequence DNA harbors:
- the LOC130357569 gene encoding olfactory receptor 2AP1-like: MENQTVISEVLLVGFPGVPEDLHNLVAAVMFLVYLFSLTANGSVICLVTLNVCLHQPMYLVIANLAASNLLFDTVTLPKLIARYWFGSSLIIFKVCIFQMFCVHYLGSIDSFLLMLMAVDRYIAISQPLRYTLIITNKRALSTCFIFWLLAATSTNATIATQASQIVLCGPSPKMINTLFCTHASIMALACTDVTFIRSVSFVSAMVVLLVCLGIIVLSYILIIVEIATSYRSENWRKAFYTCTTHLLVVALYYAPRLFLYIVSSIFNTSVIIIKPEINALLLFLYSVVPHMANPVIYFLRTKEIRQTFAKVLQRVKYRVGHM, from the coding sequence ATGGAGAATCAGACTGTAATTTCAGAAGTTTTATTAGTTGGATTTCCGGGGGTTCCTGAAGACCTCCACAACCTTGTGGCCGCTGTGATGTTTTTGGTTTACCTTTTCTCCCTTACCGCCAATGGTAGTGTCATATGTTTGGTCACCTTGAATGTGTGTCTTCACCAACCCATGTATCTGGTAATAGCTAACCTCGCTGCCTCTAATCTCTTGTTCGATACGGTTACATTACCAAAACTCATTGCCCGATACTGGTTCGGGTCTTCTCTTATTATCTTCAAGGTGTGCATCTTCCAAATGTTCTGCGTCCATTACCTTGGAAGCATTGACTCCTTCCTTCTTATGTTGATGGCTGTGGATCGCTATATTGCCATCTCCCAACCCCTCAGATACACTTTGATTATAACCAATAAGAGAGCGCTCAGTACTTGCTTCATTTTTTGGCTTTTGGCCGCCACATCTACAAATGCAACTATCGCTACTCAGGCTTCCCAAATTGTTTTATGTGGCCCATCTCCCAAAATGATAAACACACTGTTTTGTACCCATGCATCAATCATGGCATTAGCATGTACAGACGTCACCTTCATCAGGAGTGTGTCCTTTGTCAGCGCTATGGTGGTGCTACTTGTCTGTTTAGGGATCATTGTACTCTCCTACATCTTGATCATAGTGGAGATCGCCACATCCTATCGCTCTGAAAATTGGCGCAAAGCCTTTTACACCTGCACAACCCATCTGCTGGTGGTGGCCTTGTATTATGCACCTCGACTCTTTCTCTACATAGTTTCTAGCATTTTTAACACTTCTGTAATAATTATTAAGCCAGAAATcaatgccctcctcctctttctttactCTGTTGTCCCACATATGGCCAATCCCGTTATATATTTCCTTAGAACAAAAGAAATCAGACAAACATTTGCCAAAGTTCTTCAGAGAGTCAAATACAGGGTTGGCCATATGTAA